A single window of Acidobacteriota bacterium DNA harbors:
- the mnmE gene encoding tRNA uridine-5-carboxymethylaminomethyl(34) synthesis GTPase MnmE, giving the protein MTTYDLKTIAAVATPPGYGGIGVIRVSGNESLALITKLVRDENKDSFTPQRASLQHLIHPETGAIIDEAVITYFKAPHSFTGEDVVEISCHGSPVVLSEVLRLLTSFGVELAQPGEFSLRAFFNQRLDLAQAEAVKDLIHAQTTYQARLAARQLRGELSNQLRSIKEGLIELIVHFESSVEFVEDDLDPLDLAKFLARIDTYIVQLSELASSYRVGKLIRSGIKLALIGLPNVGKSSLFNSLLGRDRAIVTHLPGTTRDTLNESFSLNGIPVELIDTAGIREAENLVEKIGVERTKSAISEADFVIAVVEAGTPLPAEEKELITQFPINLFVINKSDLRVGTPEGSSRFLKERATTLHVSALTGEGIEELKNHIYRQLVSESQTANESAIITNERHFQALEQALDALQQAKYDLVSGFTEEIALANLHYALKSLGVITGETLITDIINQIFLTFCIGK; this is encoded by the coding sequence ATGACAACCTACGACCTTAAAACAATTGCGGCTGTGGCCACGCCACCCGGGTATGGAGGGATTGGCGTCATCAGGGTGAGTGGAAACGAATCCCTGGCTCTGATTACCAAACTTGTCCGTGACGAGAATAAAGACTCTTTCACTCCACAGCGCGCTTCGCTGCAACACCTGATCCATCCCGAAACAGGGGCTATTATTGATGAAGCGGTCATCACTTATTTTAAAGCTCCACACTCGTTCACAGGTGAAGACGTTGTCGAGATTTCGTGTCATGGCAGCCCGGTTGTTTTATCGGAAGTTTTACGATTGTTGACCTCTTTCGGCGTCGAACTCGCCCAACCTGGAGAATTCAGCCTTCGAGCTTTTTTCAATCAACGACTCGATCTGGCCCAAGCCGAAGCCGTCAAAGATCTGATTCACGCCCAAACGACATACCAAGCCAGACTTGCTGCCCGACAGCTTCGCGGAGAATTGTCCAATCAACTCCGATCCATCAAAGAGGGCTTGATCGAATTGATTGTCCATTTTGAATCCTCAGTGGAATTTGTCGAAGATGATCTTGATCCGCTTGATTTGGCAAAGTTCTTGGCGCGAATTGATACTTACATAGTGCAACTCTCCGAATTGGCCAGCAGCTACCGGGTGGGAAAATTGATTCGATCGGGAATTAAGCTTGCCTTGATCGGTCTTCCCAATGTAGGCAAGTCCTCTCTTTTTAACTCCCTGCTAGGTCGTGACCGCGCGATCGTGACTCACCTTCCTGGAACGACGCGCGATACATTGAATGAATCGTTTTCACTCAATGGAATTCCGGTCGAACTCATTGACACGGCAGGAATCCGTGAAGCGGAAAACCTGGTTGAAAAGATCGGTGTCGAGCGAACCAAATCGGCTATTAGTGAAGCTGACTTTGTCATTGCAGTTGTTGAAGCTGGTACGCCCTTACCAGCTGAAGAAAAAGAATTGATCACACAGTTCCCGATCAACCTTTTTGTGATTAACAAGTCTGATTTGAGAGTCGGGACGCCTGAAGGTTCCTCTCGTTTTTTGAAGGAACGCGCCACAACTCTCCACGTGTCAGCGCTGACGGGTGAAGGCATTGAAGAATTGAAAAACCACATTTACCGGCAACTCGTCTCCGAATCTCAGACTGCAAACGAAAGTGCTATAATTACAAATGAACGACATTTTCAGGCTTTGGAACAAGCATTAGACGCTTTGCAACAGGCAAAATATGATTTGGTTTCCGGCTTCACCGAAGAGATCGCATTGGCAAATTTGCACTATGCTTTGAAATCGCTGGGCGTCATTACTGGGGAAACGTTAATCACCGATATCATTAACCAGATTTTCCTGACCTTTTGTATTGGAAAATAG
- the mnmG gene encoding tRNA uridine-5-carboxymethylaminomethyl(34) synthesis enzyme MnmG — MPQFDEIFDVIVIGAGHAGCEAANAAAQLGAKTAVVTFNLDLVAQMSCNPAIGGIAKGHLVREIDALGGLMGRVIDQTGIQFRMLNRSRGPAVQAPRAQADRALYRKQMRRELESIPNLFLRQGEVIEILVEDGRVIGVELMDGRLLRTEAIVVTTGTFLNGLIHIGDKRFSAGRSGELPSIKLAENLRHHGFRIARLKTGTPPRLDNRTIDLKQFEEQPGDKKPTPFSFTTRQISQPQISCYIGYTTNKLHQLIRDNIGRSPLYSGQIVGIGPRYCPSIEDKIVKFPDKDRHQLFLEPEGHDTYETYLNGFSTSLPADLQRDLVRQIPGMENVVIIRPGYAIEYDMVDPTELWPSLETKRLKGLFNAGQINGTTGYEEAGAQGIIAGINAARYVHRQEPLVIKRDEAYIGILIDDLVTQGVDEPYRMFTSRAEQRLKLRIDNADERLSEIGFRLGMLTEDRYENFVTKMEQQDRLRDFFQKTTVSARTTGYQQFIESAGISLSEAVNLGNLAKRPEITPEHLIHLIPEELCTTESLDHLTTVMTDFKYQGYLASQETMAARLAKAADRVIPSSLVFSQLPGLSNEMIERLNRIRPQTIGQAMRIPGITPAALSLLTIHVELISRQQPR, encoded by the coding sequence ATGCCGCAATTCGACGAAATTTTCGATGTGATTGTCATCGGCGCTGGGCACGCCGGATGTGAAGCTGCGAACGCCGCTGCGCAACTTGGGGCCAAGACAGCCGTAGTCACCTTTAATCTTGATTTGGTTGCACAAATGTCGTGCAACCCCGCCATTGGTGGAATTGCCAAAGGTCATCTGGTTCGCGAGATTGACGCGCTTGGCGGATTGATGGGGCGTGTGATTGACCAGACGGGCATTCAATTTCGCATGCTCAACCGCAGCCGTGGGCCTGCGGTTCAGGCTCCCAGAGCACAGGCCGATCGCGCTCTGTACCGAAAGCAGATGCGACGCGAGCTTGAATCCATTCCCAATCTGTTTTTGCGGCAGGGCGAAGTCATCGAAATTCTGGTTGAAGATGGTCGAGTGATTGGCGTTGAGTTGATGGATGGACGATTGTTACGGACTGAGGCCATAGTTGTCACCACCGGAACTTTTTTGAATGGCTTGATCCACATTGGCGACAAACGCTTTTCTGCGGGGCGTTCCGGTGAACTTCCCTCGATCAAGCTTGCTGAAAATTTGCGGCATCATGGATTTAGAATTGCTCGGTTGAAAACTGGAACACCTCCGCGTTTGGATAATCGGACGATTGATCTGAAACAGTTTGAAGAACAACCTGGCGATAAAAAACCAACACCGTTTTCCTTCACAACGAGGCAGATTTCTCAACCGCAGATTTCCTGTTACATCGGATACACGACAAACAAGCTTCACCAGTTGATTCGTGACAACATCGGCCGGTCGCCCCTGTATAGCGGCCAGATCGTTGGAATTGGTCCGCGTTATTGCCCTTCCATCGAAGACAAAATCGTCAAGTTCCCTGACAAAGACCGTCACCAGCTTTTCCTGGAGCCAGAAGGCCACGACACCTATGAAACGTATCTGAATGGTTTTTCGACCAGTTTGCCGGCAGATTTGCAAAGAGATTTGGTGCGGCAAATTCCAGGCATGGAAAATGTCGTTATTATTCGACCAGGGTACGCGATTGAATATGACATGGTTGATCCGACTGAGTTGTGGCCATCACTAGAAACCAAGCGGTTGAAAGGGCTGTTCAACGCAGGTCAGATCAATGGAACAACAGGTTACGAAGAAGCTGGCGCTCAAGGCATCATTGCAGGAATCAATGCGGCTCGTTACGTTCATCGGCAAGAGCCTCTCGTCATTAAGCGAGACGAAGCCTACATTGGAATTTTGATTGATGATTTGGTGACGCAGGGTGTGGATGAGCCTTATCGCATGTTCACTTCCCGCGCTGAACAGCGGTTGAAGTTGAGAATAGACAATGCGGATGAGCGATTGTCAGAAATTGGTTTCAGACTGGGGATGCTCACCGAAGATCGGTATGAAAACTTCGTCACCAAGATGGAACAACAAGATCGTTTGAGGGACTTTTTCCAGAAAACTACCGTTTCAGCAAGAACCACCGGGTATCAACAGTTTATTGAAAGTGCGGGAATTAGCTTGTCCGAGGCCGTGAATTTGGGAAACTTGGCAAAGCGACCGGAAATTACGCCTGAACACCTGATTCACTTAATTCCAGAAGAGCTTTGCACGACGGAAAGCCTGGATCATCTGACGACGGTAATGACTGATTTCAAATATCAGGGGTATTTGGCTTCGCAAGAAACCATGGCAGCCCGCTTGGCTAAAGCTGCGGACAGGGTTATTCCTTCATCCCTCGTTTTTTCTCAACTTCCGGGTTTATCGAATGAAATGATTGAAAGGCTCAATCGAATCCGTCCTCAGACTATTGGTCAGGCAATGCGCATCCCCGGAATCACTCCGGCAGCACTTTCGCTGCTGACCATTCACGTTGAACTGATTTCCAGGCAGCAACCCCGGTGA
- the rsmG gene encoding 16S rRNA (guanine(527)-N(7))-methyltransferase RsmG, with protein MSEEKIRQFGNLLKEKGRSIGIPFTDDEQDRLTRYYRSVLQWNDRLHLTTLTEPFQFFHRHIFESDFAETFIVSSVEEVWDLGSGLGVPGMLLAILRPDLKINLVESKRVKVIFLEDVISTLNLRNVKVIGSRIEEIASFPSNSCLIARAVERMEKMVRQIVILGENCRQIVFLGSRDLGDAVKSMAEPGFSLQLIPIPGSESRFVLSLVRST; from the coding sequence GTGAGCGAAGAAAAAATTCGTCAATTTGGTAACTTGCTGAAGGAAAAAGGGCGGTCAATTGGCATTCCGTTTACTGATGATGAACAAGATCGCCTGACTCGGTACTACAGATCTGTTCTTCAGTGGAATGATCGGCTTCATTTAACCACTCTGACAGAACCTTTTCAGTTTTTTCACCGACACATCTTCGAATCCGATTTCGCAGAAACTTTTATTGTTTCCTCTGTTGAGGAAGTTTGGGATTTAGGGAGCGGGTTGGGAGTGCCGGGAATGCTATTGGCTATTCTACGACCCGACTTGAAAATAAACCTAGTAGAGTCGAAACGAGTGAAAGTTATCTTCCTGGAAGATGTCATTTCGACTCTCAATCTGAGAAATGTGAAAGTGATCGGTTCACGGATTGAAGAGATTGCCAGCTTCCCCTCGAATTCCTGTTTAATTGCCAGAGCCGTTGAGCGAATGGAAAAAATGGTTCGGCAGATCGTGATTCTGGGAGAAAATTGTCGACAGATCGTTTTTTTGGGCTCAAGGGATTTAGGAGACGCTGTGAAATCTATGGCTGAACCAGGCTTTAGTCTTCAGTTGATCCCAATCCCCGGTTCTGAAAGTCGGTTCGTTCTTAGTCTTGTTCGTTCCACGTGA
- a CDS encoding ParA family protein, which produces MGKVIAISNQKGGVGKTTTAINLAASLAVAEIPTLLIDLDPQANATSGSGIKKGSFKRGIYHSLVMQEPIGKVALNTELEFMKIVPSDRNLAGAEVELIDIEGREFFLKNVISEERANFEYIILDCPPSLGLLNLNALAAADSVIVPIQCEYFALEGVTDLWDTLVRIRRSLNPNLAVEGFLLTMYDERTNLANQVVSDLRDFLGSQVFDTVIPRNIKLAEAPSHGKPIILYDIKSRGAESYMNLAKEVMENDNKKSVR; this is translated from the coding sequence ATGGGAAAAGTCATCGCAATTTCAAATCAAAAAGGCGGAGTCGGGAAAACGACCACGGCAATTAACTTGGCAGCATCGCTTGCGGTTGCAGAAATCCCGACGTTGTTGATTGACCTGGATCCGCAAGCCAATGCGACCAGCGGCTCTGGAATCAAAAAGGGATCATTCAAAAGAGGAATTTATCACTCGTTGGTGATGCAAGAACCGATAGGTAAAGTCGCTCTGAACACCGAATTGGAATTTATGAAAATAGTTCCCTCGGACAGAAACCTGGCGGGCGCTGAAGTGGAACTGATTGACATAGAGGGGCGCGAGTTTTTTTTGAAAAATGTGATCAGCGAAGAACGCGCCAATTTTGAATACATCATTCTGGATTGTCCTCCCAGCTTGGGACTCTTGAATCTCAATGCATTGGCGGCTGCCGATTCAGTTATCGTGCCGATTCAGTGTGAATACTTTGCTCTGGAAGGTGTAACTGATCTTTGGGATACCTTGGTAAGGATTCGTCGTAGTTTAAATCCGAACCTGGCTGTTGAAGGATTTCTGTTGACGATGTACGACGAGCGAACCAATTTGGCCAACCAAGTCGTGTCAGACTTGAGAGATTTTCTCGGTAGCCAGGTTTTTGACACAGTGATTCCCAGGAACATCAAATTGGCAGAAGCCCCAAGTCATGGAAAACCGATCATTCTTTACGATATTAAATCTCGTGGGGCGGAAAGTTATATGAACTTAGCCAAAGAGGTAATGGAAAATGACAACAAGAAGAGCGTTAGGTAG
- a CDS encoding ParB/RepB/Spo0J family partition protein has translation MTTRRALGRGLSALLADSLAQGDELLEVDIDLIEPNPDQPRFHFNESKLEELAQSIKANGLVQPILLRRVASGRYQIVAGERRWRAAQRAGLHKVNAVIRSIPDAKLLELALIENIQRQELNPIEEAQAYQRLIQNLGLTQDEVAQRVGKDRSSIANYLRLLKLPAKIQQMLEEDQLSMGHARALLGLESEQDQLRLAEEIISGKLSVRETEQAVKRASSTPTIRESSTQNTNDANIRAAELKLKRYLGTPVKIHLSQNGGKIEIEFGSMSELDRIYSIILRKSGA, from the coding sequence ATGACAACAAGAAGAGCGTTAGGTAGAGGGCTAAGTGCTCTGCTGGCGGATTCTCTGGCTCAGGGTGACGAACTTCTCGAAGTAGATATAGATTTAATAGAACCGAATCCGGATCAGCCTCGATTTCATTTCAATGAAAGTAAATTGGAAGAATTGGCCCAATCCATCAAAGCCAATGGGTTGGTACAGCCGATACTTCTTCGGCGAGTTGCCAGCGGTCGTTATCAGATTGTGGCAGGTGAACGGCGTTGGCGTGCTGCGCAACGGGCAGGTTTGCACAAGGTCAATGCTGTAATTCGTAGCATTCCAGACGCCAAGCTGCTTGAGTTGGCGTTGATTGAAAACATACAGCGTCAGGAACTGAACCCGATTGAAGAGGCTCAAGCATATCAGCGGTTGATTCAAAATTTGGGGCTGACTCAGGATGAAGTCGCTCAGCGCGTAGGTAAAGACAGATCTTCGATCGCGAATTACCTAAGACTGCTAAAGCTGCCTGCAAAAATTCAACAGATGCTGGAAGAAGATCAGCTCTCGATGGGGCATGCGCGAGCATTGCTTGGCTTGGAGTCCGAACAGGATCAATTGCGGCTGGCAGAAGAAATCATTTCCGGCAAATTGTCGGTTCGCGAGACGGAACAAGCGGTAAAGCGAGCTTCCTCCACTCCTACAATTAGAGAAAGCTCGACACAAAATACCAATGATGCTAACATCCGCGCCGCCGAGTTAAAGTTGAAAAGGTATCTTGGCACTCCCGTCAAGATTCACTTGAGTCAGAATGGAGGCAAAATCGAGATTGAATTTGGTTCAATGAGCGAATTGGACAGGATTTATTCAATCATTTTGCGGAAGTCAGGTGCTTAG
- a CDS encoding polymer-forming cytoskeletal protein has translation MKFGNRSAVNEGPTDLRSFLGEGTDIVGEIKFTEIMRIDASVSGTISSDSGSLLIMERGQVKATIKAGLVEVSGTVEGTITAKTSVKIHPSGRVYGDIYTPALMIEHGAVFDGKCHMIDEKGSKNVNKPDPKLADLKPFKTADAV, from the coding sequence ATGAAATTTGGTAACAGGTCTGCGGTTAATGAGGGGCCAACCGATCTTCGCAGCTTTCTCGGTGAAGGCACAGACATCGTTGGCGAAATAAAGTTCACAGAAATTATGCGTATTGATGCCAGTGTTTCTGGCACCATTTCTTCCGATTCCGGTTCTTTATTGATTATGGAAAGAGGGCAGGTTAAGGCGACAATCAAAGCCGGATTGGTTGAGGTGAGTGGAACGGTGGAAGGAACGATTACGGCTAAAACCAGTGTCAAAATTCATCCATCAGGTCGGGTTTACGGAGACATTTATACTCCGGCTTTGATGATTGAACATGGGGCGGTTTTTGATGGAAAGTGCCACATGATTGATGAAAAAGGCTCTAAAAACGTAAATAAGCCGGATCCGAAATTAGCCGACTTGAAACCCTTTAAGACTGCTGACGCAGTGTAA
- a CDS encoding 5'-deoxyadenosine deaminase: MFDKLLIKDATIITLDSQNRILQGSVVVEQGRIASIESASMNPDSSFDEVIDGRDRVLLPGFVQTHIHLCQTLFRGAADDLALIDWLKQRIWPMEAAHTPESLYASARLGIAELIKGGTTCALTMETVNSTDVVFQAVEESGFRATVGKCMMDAGDDVPAELNERTEDSITESLRLLDRWHGTANDRIRFCFAPRFAVSCSQELLEQVAKLSRERGVLVHTHASENREEVAIVEKSTGKRNIHYLYDIGLSGQYIVLAHCIHLDDSEMEALQSSGTHVSHCPSSNLKLASGIARIPEMLDRGISVSLGADGAPCNNRLDMFTEMRTAALLQKVLHGSQSLPALTVLRMATINGATALGLNDQIGSIEVGKRADLVLLNLNLLHTTPRFDLVSTIVYAAETSNVETVFIDGQIVMHHGKLLTLNETVVIAEAERHSLKFANLLRNH; encoded by the coding sequence ATGTTCGATAAATTGCTTATCAAAGACGCAACCATCATCACGCTTGATTCGCAGAATCGCATCTTGCAGGGGAGCGTTGTCGTCGAACAAGGACGCATTGCTTCAATTGAATCTGCTTCGATGAATCCAGATTCCAGCTTTGACGAAGTGATTGACGGTCGTGACCGGGTGCTGTTGCCCGGTTTCGTCCAAACCCACATTCACCTTTGCCAGACTCTCTTTCGCGGCGCAGCAGACGACCTGGCCTTGATTGATTGGCTTAAGCAGCGAATCTGGCCGATGGAGGCGGCGCATACGCCCGAATCACTTTATGCCTCGGCGCGGCTGGGAATCGCTGAATTGATAAAAGGCGGAACGACGTGCGCGCTCACAATGGAAACCGTCAATTCTACGGATGTGGTTTTTCAGGCCGTCGAAGAATCCGGCTTCAGGGCGACGGTTGGAAAATGCATGATGGACGCGGGCGATGATGTTCCAGCCGAATTGAATGAAAGAACTGAGGACTCTATTACCGAATCGCTTCGATTGTTGGATCGCTGGCACGGAACGGCAAACGACCGTATACGATTTTGCTTCGCGCCAAGATTTGCAGTCAGTTGTTCGCAAGAACTGTTGGAACAAGTTGCCAAACTTTCACGCGAACGCGGCGTGCTGGTTCATACCCACGCCTCGGAAAACAGAGAAGAGGTGGCCATTGTTGAAAAGTCGACAGGTAAACGTAATATACATTACTTGTATGATATAGGATTAAGTGGTCAATATATTGTGCTCGCTCACTGCATTCACCTGGATGATTCCGAAATGGAAGCACTGCAATCATCAGGCACTCATGTTTCACATTGCCCGTCATCCAATCTGAAACTGGCTTCTGGCATTGCGCGAATTCCTGAAATGCTAGATCGTGGAATTTCCGTTTCTTTGGGAGCTGACGGCGCTCCCTGTAATAATCGCCTGGATATGTTTACCGAAATGAGGACCGCAGCTTTATTGCAAAAAGTTCTTCACGGTTCACAGTCACTTCCTGCTTTAACAGTATTGCGAATGGCGACAATCAATGGTGCGACAGCTTTGGGGCTCAATGACCAAATTGGCAGTATTGAAGTGGGGAAGCGTGCAGACTTGGTGCTGCTCAATCTTAATTTGCTGCACACTACCCCTCGCTTCGATTTGGTTTCCACCATCGTGTACGCAGCGGAAACTTCCAATGTTGAAACTGTATTTATAGACGGGCAAATTGTGATGCATCATGGAAAATTGCTGACGTTGAATGAAACCGTGGTGATAGCAGAAGCTGAAAGGCATTCTCTTAAATTTGCGAACCTTTTACGAAACCACTGA
- a CDS encoding M14 family metallopeptidase yields MPKTQNDLPKSRAELTNYEETSRYEDVMRFIADLQKMTDKLRVESFGKTEEGRDLPLMIFANPPISQPREARASGKPVIFIQANIHAGEVEGKEAMLHLSRRIVAGDLKPLLDKLIILVAPIYNADGNEKISVNNRTAQNGPIAGVGTRENAKGLDLNRDYMKLESPEANALVGLMNRWDPHLTVDLHTTNGSYHGYHLTYSPTLNPNADARLIAFERNRMLPAITRSLLRLHKFRVYFYGNFATKERINRELDNFEIQRSGRAAQPADKPETKIWRTFDHRPMFGNNYVGLRNRLTILSEAYSYLDFKGRIAVTEAFVEEIFKYSALHAAEITALINRVDADAVRGKVPAKGVAFEIKPLDKPVNILVGEVKKVKNPRNGKDMTVMIEDKFTPTPMPDYGLFAATKSNELPRAYIFKNESGLKTIVEKLKAHGVAVEELTEPLNAEVESFAIDSVNKAARAFQGHAEVKLKGRAQKETINFPAGSVLIRTTQPMASLIFYLLEAESDDGFVRWNFLDSYLEKGKTYPIYKLTGELKAASRLKN; encoded by the coding sequence ATGCCAAAAACTCAAAATGATTTGCCGAAATCACGCGCCGAATTAACTAACTACGAAGAAACCAGTCGCTACGAAGATGTCATGCGCTTCATCGCCGATCTGCAAAAGATGACTGACAAGCTGCGCGTGGAATCGTTCGGCAAAACCGAAGAAGGCCGCGATCTGCCGTTGATGATTTTTGCCAATCCGCCAATTTCCCAGCCGCGCGAAGCGCGCGCTTCAGGAAAACCAGTGATTTTCATTCAAGCGAACATTCACGCCGGAGAAGTGGAAGGGAAGGAAGCGATGTTGCATTTGTCGCGTCGTATCGTCGCCGGTGATTTGAAACCCCTGCTGGACAAACTGATAATTCTGGTTGCTCCGATTTACAACGCCGATGGCAACGAGAAAATCAGCGTCAACAATCGCACGGCTCAGAACGGCCCCATCGCTGGCGTCGGCACACGCGAAAACGCCAAAGGGCTGGATTTGAACCGCGACTACATGAAGCTGGAATCTCCGGAAGCCAACGCCCTAGTCGGTTTGATGAATCGTTGGGATCCGCACTTGACCGTTGACCTGCACACGACGAATGGTTCGTATCATGGTTACCATCTGACGTATTCGCCGACCTTGAACCCAAACGCCGATGCTCGCTTGATCGCGTTTGAACGAAACAGAATGCTTCCGGCAATTACTCGTTCTTTGCTGCGGCTTCACAAATTTCGCGTTTATTTTTATGGTAACTTCGCCACCAAAGAGCGCATAAACCGGGAATTGGATAATTTCGAAATTCAACGCTCCGGTCGCGCGGCGCAACCCGCCGACAAACCTGAAACCAAAATCTGGCGCACCTTCGACCATCGTCCGATGTTCGGCAACAACTATGTTGGCTTGAGAAACCGGCTGACGATTCTTTCCGAAGCGTACAGCTACCTGGATTTCAAAGGCCGCATTGCTGTCACCGAAGCGTTCGTTGAAGAAATTTTCAAATACTCTGCGCTGCACGCCGCCGAAATTACTGCCCTGATCAATCGAGTGGATGCTGACGCTGTGCGCGGCAAGGTTCCAGCCAAAGGAGTCGCGTTTGAAATCAAACCGTTGGATAAACCCGTCAACATTCTGGTCGGGGAAGTAAAAAAGGTCAAAAATCCTCGCAATGGGAAAGATATGACCGTGATGATCGAAGACAAATTCACGCCCACGCCAATGCCGGATTACGGATTGTTTGCGGCGACCAAAAGCAATGAACTACCACGCGCTTACATTTTCAAAAATGAATCCGGCTTGAAAACAATAGTTGAAAAGCTGAAAGCGCACGGCGTCGCTGTTGAAGAACTGACCGAGCCACTTAATGCCGAAGTGGAAAGCTTCGCCATTGATTCAGTCAACAAGGCCGCTCGCGCCTTTCAGGGTCACGCCGAGGTTAAACTGAAAGGGCGCGCCCAAAAAGAAACCATCAATTTTCCCGCAGGCTCAGTTTTGATACGCACGACTCAGCCTATGGCTTCGCTGATCTTTTACTTGCTGGAAGCTGAAAGCGATGATGGGTTTGTTCGTTGGAACTTCCTGGATTCGTATTTGGAAAAAGGGAAGACCTATCCAATCTACAAACTCACAGGCGAACTGAAAGCGGCAAGCAGGTTGAAGAATTGA
- a CDS encoding DUF2752 domain-containing protein: MLKDDVALQFPLPDNSQLRAFNWGDRFTYFSLVTLATFTLLTARLLKPAAQGFGTHEQLGLPPCAFFKWTGIPCPNCGLTTSFAHSARLHFFRALITQPFGVLAFCLMLASIPFFIFLVRRRIAWSEFILAPNLDRLIYCLLGFYLLSWLYKIAAVKLLFL; encoded by the coding sequence ATGTTGAAAGATGACGTAGCTCTGCAATTTCCGTTGCCTGATAATTCCCAACTGAGGGCATTCAATTGGGGCGACCGATTCACATATTTTTCCCTCGTCACTTTAGCAACTTTCACACTATTGACAGCGCGTCTGTTGAAACCCGCCGCCCAAGGTTTTGGTACGCACGAACAACTTGGATTGCCTCCTTGTGCATTCTTCAAGTGGACAGGCATTCCCTGTCCAAATTGCGGCTTGACGACAAGTTTTGCTCACTCAGCCAGACTGCATTTTTTCCGAGCCTTGATTACTCAACCTTTCGGCGTCCTTGCGTTTTGCCTAATGCTGGCGAGCATCCCGTTCTTTATTTTTCTGGTTCGACGACGAATCGCCTGGTCGGAATTCATCCTTGCTCCTAATCTTGATCGCCTGATTTATTGTTTGCTTGGCTTTTATCTGCTGAGTTGGCTTTACAAGATTGCGGCCGTCAAACTTCTGTTTCTCTAA
- a CDS encoding zinc ribbon domain-containing protein → MFCPNCGTETREALKFCKKCGLNLRRVQGVMSKGGAGFNAATDWNQIWLEDYQEERERKKRKTPEEKRVEEIKAGVITASIGVAVTIFLSFLFDAIANSVGGTGANILRSIWAAGLIPLFVGLGLIFNGLIVSKRLVEMRKQQMATMPQPTFSPIANTSPVPQLPASSIDEAAALPISEFSISEPTTAKLREPIPMSQSRDTN, encoded by the coding sequence ATGTTTTGCCCAAATTGTGGAACCGAAACCCGCGAAGCTTTGAAGTTTTGCAAGAAATGCGGACTGAATTTGCGCCGGGTTCAAGGTGTGATGAGCAAAGGAGGAGCCGGCTTTAACGCGGCAACGGATTGGAATCAAATTTGGCTGGAAGATTATCAGGAAGAGCGCGAACGGAAGAAAAGGAAAACGCCTGAAGAAAAACGCGTTGAGGAAATTAAAGCTGGAGTGATCACAGCCAGCATCGGCGTTGCTGTGACGATTTTCCTGAGCTTTCTCTTTGACGCCATTGCGAATTCCGTTGGCGGTACGGGAGCGAATATTCTACGCAGTATTTGGGCGGCTGGGCTAATCCCGTTGTTTGTTGGTTTGGGGTTGATTTTCAACGGATTGATCGTCAGTAAGCGGTTGGTCGAAATGAGAAAACAACAAATGGCGACAATGCCGCAACCAACATTTTCACCCATTGCGAACACTTCGCCCGTTCCGCAGTTGCCCGCTTCCTCCATTGACGAAGCTGCCGCATTGCCAATTTCCGAATTCAGTATTTCCGAGCCGACGACAGCAAAATTACGCGAGCCGATTCCAATGTCTCAATCGCGCGATACCAATTGA